A single Sorex araneus isolate mSorAra2 chromosome 8, mSorAra2.pri, whole genome shotgun sequence DNA region contains:
- the PRKD2 gene encoding serine/threonine-protein kinase D2, whose protein sequence is MAAAPSQPVALPGSPGPGSPPPLGGFELLSPPPLQPPGPPPGPGVSFHIQIGLTREFVLLPASSELAHVKQLACSIVDQKFPECGFYGLYDKILLFKHDPTSANLLQLVRSTGDIQEGDLVEVVLSASATFEDFQIRPHALTVHSYRAPAFCDHCGEMLFGLVRQGLKCDGCGLNYHKRCAFSIPNNCSGARKRRLSSTSLASGHSVRLGTSESLPYTNDELSRSTMELLPRRPPSSSSSSSASSYTGRPIELDKMLLSKVKVPHTFLIHSYTRPTVCQACKKLLKGLFRQGLQCKDCKFNCHKRCATRVPNDCLGEALLNGDVPMEEATDFAEADKTALLDEPDDTGVIPGSHAENALRASEEEEGEGGKAQSSLGYIPLMRVVQSVRHTTRKSSTTLREGWVVHYSSKDTLRKRHYWRLDCKCITLFQNNTTNRYYKEIPLSEILAVEPAQNFSLVPPGTNPHCFEIITANATYFVGETPGGAPGAPSGQGAEAARGWETAIRQALMPVILQDAPSAPGHTPHRQASLSISVSNSQIQENVDIATVYQIFPDEVLGSGQFGVVYGGKHRKTGRDVAVKVIDKLRFPTKQESQLRNEVAILQSLRHSGIVNLECMFETPEKVFVVMEKLHGDMLEMILSSEKGRLPERLTKFLITQILVALRHLHFKNIVHCDLKPENVLLASADPFPQVKLCDFGFARIIGEKSFRRSVVGTPAYLAPEVLLNQGYNRSLDMWSVGVIMYVSLSGTFPFNEDEDINDQIQNAAFMYPACPWSLISAGAIDLINNLLQVKMRKRYSVDKSLSHPWLQEYQTWLDLRELERKMGERYITHESDDARWEQFVAEHPLPRPGLLADGELSGVLLPQDHEMQGLAERISVL, encoded by the exons ATGGCCGCCGCCCCGTCGCAGCCCGTGGCGCTCCCCGGCTCGCCGGGCCCCGGGTCTCCGCCGCCACTGGGCGGGTTCGAGCTGCTCTCGCCGCCGCCTCTGCAGCCCCCCGGGCCGCCGCCGGGCCCCGGGGTCTCCTTCCACATCCAGATCGGCTTGACCCGCGAGTTCGTTCTGCTGCCCGCGTCCTCGGAGCTGGCCCACGTGAAGCAGCTGGCTTGCTCCATCGTGGACCAGAAG TTTCCCGAGTGTGGCTTCTACGGGCTTTACGACAAGATCCTGCTCTTCAAACATGATCCCACCTCGGCCAACCTCCTGCAGCTGGTGCGCTCGACTGGAGACATCCAGGAGGGCGACCTGGTGGAGGTGGTACTGTCCG CTTCCGCCACCTTCGAGGACTTCCAGATCCGCCCGCATGCCCTCACTGTGCACTCATACCGAGCCCCGGCCTTCTGCGACCACTGCGGGGAGATGCTGTTTGGCCTGGTGCGCCAGGGCCTCAAGTGTGATG gctgcgGGCTGAACTACCACAAGCGCTGCGCTTTCAGCATCCCCAACAACTGCAGCGGGGCTCGCAAGCGGCGCCTGTCGTCCACGTCTCTGGCCAGTGGCCATTCAGTGCGCCTGGGCACTTCGGAATCCCTCCCGTACACAAATGATGAGCTG AGCCGCAGCACTATGGAGCTCCTGCCCCGACGCcctccgtcctcctcctcctcgtcgtccGCCTCCTCCTACACCGGCCGCCCCATCGAGCTCGACAAGATGCTTCTGTCCAAGGTCAAAGTGCCGCACACCTTCCTCATCCACAGCTACACGCGGCCCACTGTCTGCCAGGCCTGCAAAAAACTCCTCAAGGGTCTTTTCCGCCAGGGCCTGCAGTGCAAAG ACTGCAAGTTTAACTGTCACAAACGCTGCGCCACCCGCGTGCCTAATGACTGTCTGGGAGAGGCCCTCCTCAATGGAG ACGTGCCGATGGAGGAGGCCACAGACTTCGCAGAGGCGGACAAGACCGCGCTCCTGGACGAGCCTGATGACACAGGCGTCATCCCTGGCTCCCATGCAGAGAACGCCCTTCGTGccagcgaggaggaggagggcgaggGTGGCAAGGCCCAGAG CTCCCTGGGGTACATTCCGCTGATGAGGGTGGTGCAGTCGGTGCGACACACGACACGGAAGTCCAGCACCACCCTGCGAGAGGGGTGGGTGGTGCACTACAGCAGCAAGGACACGCTG AGGAAGCGGCACTACTGGCGTCTGGACTGCAAGTGCATCACGCTCTTCCAGAACAACACGACCAACAGATACTACAAG GAAATCCCACTGTCGGAGATCCTTGCGGTGGAACCTGCCCAGAACTTCAGCCTTGTGCCACCTGGCACCAACCCACACTGCTTCGAGATCATCACTGCCAACGCCACCTACTTCGTGGGCGAGACGCCAGGCGGGGCTCCCGGAGCACCGAGTGGGCAGGGGGCTGAGGCTGCCCGGGGCTGGGAGACCGCCATCCGCCAGGCTTTGATGCCCGTTATCCTCCAGGATGCGCCGAGCGCTCCTGGCCACACTCCCCACC gaCAAGCttctctgagcatctctgtgtcCAACAGCCAGATCCAAGAGAACGTG GACATTGCCACCGTATACCAGATCTTCCCCGATGAGGTGCTGGGCTCCGGGCAGTTTGGTGTGGTGTACGGAG GAAAGCACCGTAAGACAGGCCGGGATGTTGCAGTGAAGGTCATCGACAAACTACGCTTCCCCACCAAGCAGGAGAGCCAGCTCCGGAATGAAGTGGCCATCCTGCAG AGTCTGCGGCACTCGGGCATCGTGAACCTGGAGTGCATGTTTGAGACGCCCGAGAAGGTCTTCGTGGTGATGGAGAAGCTGCATGGGGACATGCTGGAGATGATCCTGTCCAGCGAGAAGGGGCGGCTTCCCGAGCGTCTCACCAAGTTCCTCATCACCCAG ATCCTGGTGGCCTTGAGGCACCTCCATTTTAAGAACATTGTCCACTGCGACTTGAAGCCCGAAAACGTGTTGCTGGCATCAGCCGATCCGTTTCCTCAG GTGAAGCTGTGCGACTTCGGCTTCGCCCGCATCATCGGGGAGAAGTCGTTCCGGCGCTCCGTGGTGGGCACGCCAGCCTACCTGGCGCCCGAGGTGCTGCTCAACCAGGGCTACAACCGCTCCCTGGACATGTGGTCAGTGGGCGTGATCATGTATGTCAGCCTTAGTGGCACGTTTCCCTTCAATGAAGATGAGGACATCAACGACCAGATCCAGAATGCGGCCTTCATGTACCCTGCCTGTCCCTGGAGCCTCATCTCTGCGGGag cCATCGACCTCATCAACAACCTCCTACAGGTGAAGATGCGCAAGCGGTACAGTGTGGACAAGTCGCTCAGCCACCCTTGGTTACAG GAGTACCAGACGTGGCTGGACCTCCGAGAACTGGAGCGCAAGATGGGCGAGAGGTATATCACGCACGAGAGTGACGACGCGCGCTGGGAGCAGTTCGTAGCCGAGCATCCACTGCCCAGGCCGGGGCTGCTTGCTGACGGAGAGCTCAGTGGGGTCCTCCTGCCTCAGGACCACGAGATGCAGGGGCTGGCTGAGCGCATCAGCGTCCTCTGA